In Zobellia roscoffensis, the following are encoded in one genomic region:
- a CDS encoding isocitrate/isopropylmalate dehydrogenase family protein, producing MGKTYKIAVVNGDGIGAEIVPAGVSVLDAVAEKFGFKLDKQEFPFGAGYFKEHGKFMSDDALETLKEFDAIYFGAVGLTDVDDTLPARDYTFRVRTSFQQYVNYRPVKLFPGVESPLRYKTEKDIDFVVVRENNEGEFVQSGKIMHGDKPGGMAMDTSIFTRFGIERIAHYSFKLARKRNNKVTNVTKSNTLINSLAYWDSVIAEVAQEYPDVEYNKMYIDNASASFVLRPEIFDVILTTNLFGDILSDLGGAVMGSLGLGGSGNINPEKDFPSMFEPIHGSAPDIAGQNIANPIGQIWSAAIMLDHLGETEAAKDIMAGIEATTAKGNLTKDLRGTASTSEVAASVVEYINATKLSSI from the coding sequence ATGGGAAAAACGTACAAAATCGCTGTTGTTAACGGCGACGGAATTGGGGCTGAAATAGTTCCTGCCGGAGTTTCCGTGCTAGATGCGGTAGCAGAAAAATTCGGATTTAAATTAGATAAACAGGAGTTTCCTTTTGGAGCAGGTTATTTTAAGGAGCATGGCAAGTTTATGTCAGACGATGCTCTTGAAACTTTAAAGGAATTTGATGCTATATATTTCGGCGCCGTAGGCTTAACGGATGTTGATGATACCCTTCCGGCAAGAGATTATACATTTCGTGTAAGGACCTCTTTTCAACAGTATGTAAATTACCGCCCCGTGAAGTTATTTCCGGGAGTTGAAAGTCCGTTGCGCTACAAAACGGAAAAGGATATTGACTTTGTTGTAGTGCGCGAAAACAATGAAGGCGAATTTGTTCAGAGTGGAAAAATCATGCACGGCGACAAACCGGGCGGAATGGCAATGGATACCAGTATTTTCACTAGATTCGGTATTGAACGTATTGCACATTATTCTTTTAAATTGGCACGTAAACGTAATAATAAGGTTACCAATGTAACCAAGTCCAACACACTTATCAATAGCCTTGCCTATTGGGACAGTGTAATTGCGGAGGTGGCACAAGAATACCCAGATGTTGAATACAATAAAATGTATATTGACAATGCATCGGCGAGTTTTGTTTTGCGTCCAGAGATTTTTGATGTTATTTTGACTACCAACCTTTTTGGAGATATCCTTTCTGATTTAGGAGGCGCCGTTATGGGTAGCTTGGGTCTCGGTGGAAGTGGAAATATCAATCCGGAAAAGGATTTTCCTTCTATGTTCGAGCCTATTCACGGTTCTGCTCCCGATATTGCAGGTCAGAATATAGCCAATCCTATCGGCCAGATTTGGTCTGCAGCCATAATGTTAGATCATTTGGGAGAAACCGAAGCGGCAAAAGATATTATGGCGGGTATAGAAGCTACAACGGCAAAAGGAAATTTAACAAAAGACCTTCGCGGTACGGCATCAACGTCTGAGGTGGCCGCGAGCGTAGTGGAGTATATTAATGCTACAAAATTGTCAAGCATATAA
- a CDS encoding cyclase family protein, whose protein sequence is MIDKKIIDLTLPIQSGDKGVTIDKAKTLAEDGWNATTLHLYSHSGTHMDAPLHFEVNDQTIDKIPVDRFVSEAWVVNLLGIQPKESITVAHLGAVAEKLVNGQSILLHTGWSKKVGTEEYRDALPRISPELAHWLGEKKVNILGVEPPSVADVNNIQEVTEVHTILMKNDIIIVEGLTNLEAISQSKITLVALPLKVKNGDGAPARIIAIQN, encoded by the coding sequence ATGATAGATAAAAAAATCATTGACCTTACTTTGCCCATTCAATCCGGGGATAAAGGCGTGACCATTGATAAGGCCAAAACCTTGGCAGAAGACGGGTGGAATGCCACCACTTTACACTTGTATTCGCATAGTGGTACCCATATGGACGCTCCGTTGCATTTTGAGGTCAATGATCAAACGATAGATAAAATTCCGGTTGATCGGTTTGTTTCTGAGGCTTGGGTAGTAAACCTTTTGGGCATTCAGCCTAAGGAATCCATTACCGTAGCGCATTTGGGAGCGGTGGCAGAAAAGCTCGTAAATGGTCAAAGCATTCTCTTGCATACAGGATGGAGTAAAAAAGTAGGAACCGAAGAATATCGTGACGCCCTCCCTAGAATCAGCCCTGAATTGGCGCATTGGTTGGGAGAAAAAAAGGTGAATATTCTGGGTGTTGAACCCCCTTCCGTGGCGGATGTCAATAATATTCAAGAAGTGACCGAGGTGCATACCATTTTAATGAAAAACGATATAATTATTGTTGAGGGTTTAACAAATCTAGAGGCAATTTCACAGTCTAAAATCACCCTTGTGGCCCTTCCGTTGAAGGTAAAAAATGGTGACGGGGCACCTGCCCGTATAATTGCCATACAAAACTAA
- a CDS encoding four-carbon acid sugar kinase family protein, producing the protein MSHQTLLESIKDGEGLRGHESEVRAELAKNPKSIVVLDDDPTGTQTVYDVPVITEWTEDILERELLVSPVFFILTNSRSLQVDEADALGELLGSRLQKLAEKHQKKLIIISRSDSTLRGHYPNEVDALEKGIGLRHSKQLLVPAFFEGGRYTYDDIHYVKEGNDFIPAAETPFAKDNTFGYTSSNLKNWIVEKSEGKIDRNTIDSISVKELRSISSEEIKTRIEWPNTTHLVINATSYADLQVMALAALQCNAPLLFRTAASFVNAISGIDIKPCLTKDEILIDPSSNGALIVVGSYVPKTTAQLAYIKEYGDAKFLELDVTNIFNIDLFCKELVLLVDKINFNIKSGRDVVVFTSRKVVKGATKQESLEIVNRVSNALISIVKKIRFRPKYILAKGGITSSDVATKGLNVRRANVLGQVLKGVPVWQLDQESKFPDMPYIVFPGNVGDDKALYELITVLK; encoded by the coding sequence ATGTCTCACCAAACACTTTTAGAATCGATTAAAGATGGGGAGGGCTTGCGCGGCCATGAGTCTGAGGTACGTGCTGAGCTAGCAAAAAACCCAAAATCGATCGTTGTTTTAGATGATGACCCAACAGGAACACAAACGGTGTACGATGTTCCGGTGATTACAGAATGGACGGAGGATATATTGGAAAGAGAACTTTTGGTCAGTCCTGTTTTTTTTATACTCACCAATTCTAGAAGTTTACAAGTTGATGAAGCCGATGCACTTGGGGAACTACTGGGAAGCAGATTACAGAAATTGGCGGAGAAGCATCAAAAGAAACTAATTATTATCAGCCGAAGCGATTCCACACTCAGAGGGCATTATCCTAATGAGGTCGATGCGCTGGAAAAAGGAATAGGCCTTAGGCATTCAAAGCAATTATTGGTTCCTGCTTTTTTTGAAGGTGGTCGCTATACGTATGATGATATTCATTATGTAAAAGAAGGGAACGATTTTATCCCTGCAGCGGAAACTCCTTTTGCAAAAGACAATACATTCGGTTATACGTCATCCAATTTAAAAAACTGGATAGTAGAAAAATCAGAAGGAAAAATAGACCGAAATACTATCGATAGTATTTCGGTGAAAGAATTGCGAAGTATATCGTCCGAAGAAATAAAGACAAGAATTGAATGGCCAAATACCACACACTTGGTGATAAATGCCACGTCCTATGCAGATTTGCAGGTGATGGCACTTGCTGCTTTACAATGCAACGCCCCCTTACTTTTTAGAACGGCAGCCTCATTTGTAAATGCCATTTCTGGTATTGACATAAAACCTTGCTTGACGAAAGATGAAATTTTAATAGATCCATCTTCAAATGGTGCGTTAATCGTGGTGGGTTCCTATGTGCCTAAGACTACAGCTCAACTGGCTTACATTAAAGAATATGGCGATGCCAAATTTCTAGAGTTAGATGTAACCAATATTTTTAATATTGACCTTTTCTGTAAAGAATTGGTGCTGTTGGTTGATAAGATAAATTTTAATATTAAGTCCGGTCGGGACGTAGTTGTTTTTACTAGTAGAAAAGTAGTAAAAGGAGCCACAAAACAAGAAAGCCTGGAAATTGTAAATCGGGTTTCCAACGCTCTTATCTCCATTGTAAAAAAGATAAGGTTTAGACCCAAATATATTCTGGCAAAGGGAGGGATCACATCAAGTGATGTAGCTACAAAAGGTCTCAATGTACGTCGTGCAAATGTTCTTGGGCAAGTGCTTAAAGGTGTGCCTGTATGGCAATTGGACCAGGAGTCAAAATTTCCTGATATGCCTTACATCGTGTTTCCAGGGAACGTGGGAGATGATAAGGCGTTGTATGAATTAATCACGGTATTGAAATAA
- a CDS encoding MFS transporter translates to MKTQGYFPKRYFMVLGTFLLALLLYVDRVCISVAKDPISDMLSLSDKQMGWVLAAFSLGYALFQTPAGMLSDALGPRKVLSAIVAIWSVFTALTGAAFNFISLLVVRFLFGAGEAGAFPGMSRAIYTWIPLQERGLVTGINFSGSRLGAAFALPAVAWLIDSFGWRASFVILGVVGVVWAAAWFLFFRDTPEEHSGVSEHEKEFILSTRQQQDASVKAEKINMGDLLKSKNIWLAMGQYFCSNFTFFFALTWLFPHVKSEYGLNTMEAGFYTAIPLIFGAFGNWTSGAMSDRIYKLGNWDRSRILPASIGFFLAALGLVGSIYMDSVEGAILCLSLAIFGADMTLPSSWAFCVDIGKEHSGAVSGTMNMAGNIGAFLTALAFPYLQSWTESTTPFFVVGALLNTIAIVMWYNMKPQRHFSTY, encoded by the coding sequence ATGAAGACTCAGGGCTATTTTCCAAAGCGGTATTTTATGGTTTTAGGCACATTTTTATTGGCCTTACTGCTTTATGTAGACCGTGTTTGTATCTCAGTGGCAAAAGACCCAATTTCTGATATGCTCAGTTTGAGCGATAAACAGATGGGTTGGGTGCTAGCAGCATTTTCCTTGGGATACGCCCTTTTCCAAACTCCGGCAGGCATGCTGTCAGATGCTTTGGGACCGCGAAAAGTGCTTTCGGCCATCGTGGCCATTTGGTCCGTTTTTACGGCTTTAACAGGTGCAGCTTTCAATTTTATATCGCTTTTGGTGGTGCGGTTTCTTTTTGGAGCGGGAGAAGCGGGTGCTTTTCCTGGAATGTCAAGAGCAATTTATACCTGGATTCCTTTACAGGAAAGGGGCCTCGTTACTGGCATTAATTTTTCTGGTTCTCGATTGGGAGCGGCATTTGCGCTTCCTGCGGTAGCATGGTTGATCGATAGCTTCGGATGGAGGGCTTCTTTTGTTATTCTCGGGGTTGTGGGTGTAGTTTGGGCCGCCGCTTGGTTTCTGTTTTTTAGGGATACTCCGGAGGAGCATTCTGGCGTTTCCGAACATGAAAAAGAGTTTATTTTATCTACAAGACAACAGCAAGATGCCAGTGTAAAGGCCGAAAAAATAAATATGGGCGACCTGCTAAAATCAAAAAATATATGGTTGGCCATGGGGCAGTATTTCTGCAGCAATTTTACTTTTTTCTTTGCCTTGACCTGGCTGTTCCCGCATGTGAAAAGCGAGTACGGGCTCAATACTATGGAAGCCGGTTTTTATACCGCGATTCCATTAATTTTTGGTGCTTTTGGTAACTGGACCTCCGGTGCGATGAGCGATCGCATATATAAATTAGGAAACTGGGATAGGTCTCGTATCCTCCCGGCATCAATAGGATTTTTTCTTGCTGCACTCGGACTAGTAGGAAGTATTTATATGGATTCCGTGGAAGGTGCAATCCTATGCTTGAGCCTTGCGATTTTTGGTGCCGACATGACCTTGCCATCCTCATGGGCCTTTTGTGTTGATATTGGAAAAGAACATTCAGGCGCCGTATCGGGAACGATGAACATGGCCGGAAATATTGGTGCTTTTTTGACCGCTTTGGCATTTCCGTATCTACAATCTTGGACGGAATCTACAACTCCATTTTTTGTGGTGGGCGCATTATTGAATACTATTGCAATTGTAATGTGGTACAACATGAAACCCCAAAGGCATTTTAGCACGTATTAA
- a CDS encoding Gfo/Idh/MocA family protein, whose amino-acid sequence MAQLKGVCIGAGYFGQFHFEAWQRIDEVEIVGVCDAVKERAEEIVKTYGFKKAYANVEEMFRLEKPDFVDIITPPESHLELCKLAVAHNIDIICQKPLAPTLEEARKIESLIAASNVRMMVHENFRFQPWHRELKKLLETNVIGDKLHTINLRMRMGDGWQTDAYMNRQPYFREMERLLIYETGIHFIDVFRYLAGEITEVYAKLRTLNSNIKGEDFAWVHFDFENGGLGFLDANRYNENTSEDPRLTFGAVLIEGDKGSLRLYDDGKITIQLLGENEKEHEYSFNNQNFSGDCVFATQHHFVLNLISETPFETDVSNYIPNILVLEKIYESSKNGVPVKI is encoded by the coding sequence ATGGCACAATTAAAAGGCGTTTGTATAGGAGCGGGTTACTTTGGTCAGTTTCATTTTGAGGCATGGCAAAGAATAGATGAGGTAGAAATTGTAGGGGTTTGTGATGCCGTCAAAGAACGCGCGGAAGAAATTGTAAAAACTTACGGGTTTAAAAAGGCCTATGCCAATGTTGAAGAAATGTTCCGCCTAGAAAAGCCGGACTTTGTAGATATCATTACACCTCCTGAAAGCCATTTGGAACTCTGTAAATTGGCAGTGGCACATAATATTGATATTATTTGTCAAAAACCTTTGGCGCCCACATTAGAAGAAGCTCGCAAGATAGAATCCCTTATTGCTGCATCTAACGTTAGGATGATGGTGCACGAAAATTTCCGGTTTCAACCTTGGCACCGTGAACTTAAAAAATTACTGGAAACTAATGTAATAGGCGATAAACTACACACCATAAACCTGCGTATGCGTATGGGCGATGGTTGGCAAACGGACGCTTATATGAACCGTCAACCTTATTTTAGGGAAATGGAGCGCTTACTCATTTATGAAACGGGAATTCATTTTATTGATGTGTTCCGGTATTTGGCAGGGGAAATTACCGAAGTCTATGCAAAACTGAGAACGCTGAATAGTAACATAAAGGGCGAAGATTTTGCTTGGGTGCATTTTGATTTTGAAAATGGGGGATTAGGGTTTTTAGATGCCAATAGGTACAATGAAAATACTTCCGAAGATCCAAGGTTAACTTTTGGTGCCGTGCTTATTGAAGGTGATAAAGGCAGCTTGAGACTTTACGATGATGGAAAGATTACGATTCAGCTTCTTGGGGAGAATGAAAAGGAGCATGAATATAGCTTTAATAATCAGAATTTTTCGGGGGATTGTGTTTTTGCCACACAACACCATTTTGTATTGAATCTCATTTCTGAAACTCCTTTTGAAACGGATGTTTCTAACTATATTCCCAACATTTTGGTGCTGGAAAAAATCTACGAATCCAGTAAGAATGGAGTCCCGGTAAAAATCTAG
- a CDS encoding LLM class flavin-dependent oxidoreductase yields MKEMKTPYSILELATVGAGFKPKEVFDNSLELAQKAEEFGYNRFWLAEHHNMLSIASSATSVLMGHIAGGTQKIRVGSGGIMLPNHSSLLIAEQFGTLASLYPNRIDLGLGRAPGTDQTTANAIRPDRMQAVYRFPEELHNIQKYFSKENQHAKVRVPIAEGVDVPMYILGSSTDSAHLAAKEGLPYVFASHFAPAHLMEALNIYYNSFQPSKYLKEPYTMAGINVIAAETDAEAETISTSMLRLILGVLTGKIDYMQPPVKMTAELKQISADPAFQRMLKYAFVGNKATVKQQTEEFIKQTGVNEVIAVSHIYNQEDRINSFRLFSEVMNEM; encoded by the coding sequence ATGAAAGAAATGAAAACACCATATTCCATATTAGAATTAGCAACCGTCGGTGCAGGTTTTAAGCCAAAAGAAGTTTTTGACAATAGTCTAGAATTGGCACAAAAGGCTGAAGAGTTTGGTTACAACCGCTTTTGGTTGGCAGAACATCATAATATGTTAAGTATTGCCAGTTCGGCAACCTCTGTGCTTATGGGGCATATTGCCGGTGGAACACAAAAAATACGAGTGGGTTCTGGTGGAATTATGTTGCCCAATCATTCGTCTTTGCTCATTGCAGAGCAGTTTGGTACTTTGGCATCCTTATACCCCAATAGAATAGATTTAGGGTTAGGGAGAGCACCTGGAACAGATCAAACCACTGCAAATGCCATTCGTCCGGATAGAATGCAGGCGGTATACCGTTTTCCTGAAGAACTACACAATATTCAAAAATACTTTTCAAAAGAGAATCAGCATGCAAAAGTTAGGGTGCCAATAGCCGAAGGTGTTGATGTGCCTATGTATATTTTAGGCTCTAGTACGGACAGCGCACATTTGGCGGCAAAAGAAGGTTTACCTTATGTGTTCGCAAGTCATTTTGCACCCGCTCATCTTATGGAGGCGCTGAATATTTACTATAATAGTTTTCAGCCTTCTAAATATCTAAAAGAGCCTTATACTATGGCGGGCATAAATGTAATTGCTGCCGAAACCGATGCAGAGGCCGAGACCATTTCAACTTCTATGTTACGCTTAATATTAGGTGTATTGACCGGTAAGATTGATTATATGCAGCCACCGGTAAAGATGACAGCTGAGCTTAAACAAATTTCTGCAGACCCTGCCTTTCAGCGAATGTTGAAATATGCTTTTGTAGGGAATAAGGCTACCGTTAAACAGCAAACAGAGGAATTTATTAAGCAGACAGGTGTAAACGAAGTAATAGCAGTATCACATATTTACAATCAAGAGGATAGAATCAACTCATTCCGACTGTTTTCTGAGGTGATGAACGAAATGTAA
- a CDS encoding precorrin-2 dehydrogenase/sirohydrochlorin ferrochelatase family protein, with protein sequence MERNELYPVFLKVSNLNILIVGGGNVALEKLTFLLKSSPSAQVEMVSPMFREETVTLANKFGIKMRVSNYNEAFLKGKHMVVATTDKVEVNEQVYHDCRAQSILVNVADNPPFCDFYMGGIVTKGNVKVAISTNGKSPTTAKRLRQFFEDVIPENIDDLVQNLNEFRKTIKGDFEEKVETLNEFTKGLVNKKDED encoded by the coding sequence ATGGAGCGGAATGAACTGTACCCGGTATTTCTTAAAGTATCGAATCTAAATATTTTAATCGTAGGCGGTGGAAACGTGGCTTTAGAAAAATTGACCTTTTTACTAAAGTCAAGCCCCAGTGCACAGGTTGAAATGGTATCACCTATGTTCAGGGAAGAAACCGTTACCCTAGCCAATAAGTTTGGAATTAAGATGCGTGTTAGCAATTATAACGAAGCTTTTCTGAAAGGAAAACACATGGTGGTAGCCACAACGGACAAGGTTGAGGTTAACGAACAAGTTTATCATGATTGTAGAGCGCAGAGTATTCTAGTTAATGTAGCGGACAACCCTCCTTTTTGCGATTTTTATATGGGCGGAATCGTTACCAAGGGAAATGTAAAAGTGGCTATTTCCACAAACGGAAAATCCCCAACAACCGCAAAGCGTTTACGTCAGTTTTTTGAAGATGTTATTCCTGAAAATATAGATGATTTAGTGCAAAACCTTAATGAATTCAGAAAAACCATTAAAGGAGATTTTGAGGAAAAAGTGGAAACCTTGAACGAATTCACAAAAGGTCTGGTCAACAAAAAAGACGAAGATTAG
- a CDS encoding sensor histidine kinase, with amino-acid sequence MAKDKTQLPLDSETFLSIRKWYLWALAGIAITIIISQILIQLHLNSQLSDSRVINVAGRQRAYSQKLVKEALLLQESPISKEKKRLIALEIKKTLSVWKASHAGLQSGSSELNLPVEEDAKILSYFHEIEPHYSAMEKAAQNIIELVSDPTPQPLENLTTDVSVLLKNERSFLTLMDTIVNAYDENSNEKLQGLKRKELLLLGFSLLILLLEIFFVFRPLSLQIRKTIGNLMQNQVNSEARAKEVQQLYSEKEKSLQELQELNFVIDNASLFASARKDGSVVFISKKFLDLLGITENQLNKPLAEILTADSGQQEYLREVLKSNRKNIIRTEEIKITTTKGEHFWLDMSIVPMHQSSRQQSILILCSDVTERKENSIKVEQLTQQNFEARMLQKKVQASQIVEGQEEERKRIAKDIHDGIGQMLTALKFNIESIDPENQEKTVEKIAYLKSLTSDLIKGVRTATFNLTPPELSDHGIFPALQKMTAELSKLTGKTVLFDNKTDEHLRFDSLAETNMYRVVQEAVNNAIKYAEANYILVTIRFQDEILSIVIDDDGKGFDDSILGKVPKNNSEGGMGLFFMKERIDYINGRLFINSIPNEGTRVTINYKTEKQAEEHGAE; translated from the coding sequence ATGGCAAAAGACAAAACCCAATTACCACTTGACTCCGAAACTTTTCTGAGTATCAGAAAGTGGTACTTATGGGCTTTGGCGGGTATTGCAATAACAATTATCATTTCGCAGATTCTAATTCAATTGCACCTAAATTCGCAACTGAGCGATTCTCGTGTTATTAATGTGGCCGGACGCCAACGCGCCTACAGTCAGAAATTGGTAAAAGAGGCATTACTCCTTCAAGAGAGTCCTATCTCTAAGGAAAAAAAACGCTTAATCGCCTTAGAAATTAAGAAAACACTTTCTGTCTGGAAGGCTTCTCATGCAGGGCTCCAGTCAGGAAGTTCAGAGCTGAACCTTCCCGTTGAAGAAGATGCTAAGATTCTTTCTTATTTCCATGAGATCGAACCCCATTATTCAGCCATGGAAAAAGCTGCTCAAAATATCATTGAGCTTGTTTCTGACCCCACGCCTCAACCCTTAGAAAACCTCACGACCGATGTTTCCGTTTTATTAAAAAATGAACGTTCCTTTCTGACATTAATGGATACTATTGTTAATGCCTACGATGAGAATAGTAATGAAAAACTACAGGGGTTAAAACGAAAAGAACTTCTACTGCTAGGCTTTTCTCTCTTAATTTTACTATTGGAAATATTCTTTGTCTTCCGCCCTCTTTCCCTGCAAATCCGCAAGACCATAGGAAATTTAATGCAAAACCAAGTAAACTCTGAAGCTCGTGCCAAAGAGGTTCAACAACTATATTCAGAAAAAGAAAAGTCCCTACAGGAATTACAAGAGCTTAATTTTGTCATAGACAATGCCTCACTATTTGCAAGTGCACGAAAAGATGGAAGCGTTGTTTTTATTAGCAAAAAATTTCTTGATTTATTAGGAATTACTGAAAATCAACTCAACAAGCCCTTAGCAGAAATTCTTACAGCCGACTCGGGCCAACAGGAATACCTTAGAGAAGTGCTGAAAAGCAATAGAAAAAATATAATCCGCACCGAAGAAATTAAGATTACGACCACAAAAGGAGAGCATTTTTGGCTGGATATGTCTATCGTACCCATGCATCAATCAAGCAGACAACAAAGTATTCTTATTCTATGCTCGGACGTAACGGAACGTAAAGAGAACAGCATTAAAGTTGAACAGCTTACCCAACAGAATTTTGAAGCCCGCATGCTTCAAAAAAAGGTACAAGCCAGCCAAATTGTAGAAGGGCAAGAAGAGGAACGCAAACGTATTGCCAAAGACATTCATGACGGTATTGGTCAAATGTTGACCGCACTAAAATTTAATATTGAGTCTATTGACCCTGAAAACCAAGAAAAAACGGTAGAAAAAATAGCCTATCTAAAATCGCTAACATCAGATTTAATTAAGGGCGTGCGCACAGCTACTTTCAATTTAACTCCGCCGGAGCTTAGTGATCACGGTATTTTTCCTGCGCTTCAAAAAATGACGGCAGAGCTCTCAAAACTGACAGGAAAAACCGTATTATTCGACAATAAAACCGATGAACACCTACGGTTTGATTCCCTAGCAGAAACCAATATGTATCGTGTGGTGCAGGAAGCGGTGAACAACGCTATTAAATATGCCGAAGCAAATTATATTTTGGTAACCATTAGATTTCAGGACGAAATTTTAAGTATAGTTATTGATGACGATGGCAAAGGTTTTGATGACTCTATATTAGGAAAAGTACCAAAGAACAACAGCGAAGGCGGAATGGGCCTCTTTTTTATGAAAGAGCGTATAGATTATATAAACGGAAGGTTGTTTATAAATTCCATTCCTAATGAAGGAACACGTGTCACCATCAATTATAAAACAGAAAAACAAGCAGAAGAACATGGAGCGGAATGA
- a CDS encoding DUF4202 domain-containing protein, which produces MASPDKLQQAFSLFDKANEKDPHTETAPSGKTYPKELLYALRMTEKLNDFAPKASEALQLTARCQHICRWEIPRESYEMNRTGYLKWRQDLKKFHAKKAGSILEEVGYDQETIDKVAFLLEKKQLKKNEDTQTLEDVICLVFLEHYFEPFASEHEEAKVIDILQKTWRKMSEEGHKAALKLPLSKSSLKLVSKAIAG; this is translated from the coding sequence ATGGCATCGCCCGATAAATTACAGCAAGCCTTTTCATTGTTTGATAAGGCGAATGAAAAAGACCCACATACAGAAACTGCTCCTTCAGGGAAAACATACCCAAAAGAATTGCTTTATGCACTTCGGATGACGGAAAAATTGAATGATTTTGCACCCAAAGCCTCAGAAGCTTTACAGTTAACAGCAAGGTGCCAACATATCTGCCGTTGGGAAATTCCGCGGGAATCATATGAAATGAACCGTACAGGTTATCTCAAATGGCGTCAAGACCTGAAAAAATTCCATGCAAAAAAAGCGGGTTCAATTTTAGAAGAAGTGGGTTACGACCAGGAAACTATTGATAAAGTGGCCTTTTTGCTTGAGAAAAAGCAACTGAAGAAAAATGAGGATACACAAACCTTAGAAGATGTTATTTGCTTGGTATTTTTAGAGCATTATTTTGAACCATTTGCCTCCGAGCATGAAGAAGCCAAGGTAATAGATATCCTTCAAAAAACATGGCGAAAGATGTCGGAAGAAGGTCATAAAGCCGCATTGAAACTACCTCTTTCAAAAAGCTCGCTTAAATTAGTTTCAAAGGCAATAGCAGGTTAA
- the nirD gene encoding nitrite reductase small subunit NirD: MNIVSDKYKTVKPEDVTVWFKAAPITVFPKDGGACVKYKDLQIAVFNFERLNTWYACQNLSPEKQEMVLSRGMIGDHKGTPMVACPLHKKIFSLENGENLNGDLEAIATYPIKIESDFVYVGFEE, translated from the coding sequence ATGAATATAGTTTCAGATAAATATAAAACAGTAAAACCAGAAGATGTAACCGTTTGGTTTAAGGCTGCACCCATTACTGTGTTTCCAAAAGATGGAGGCGCTTGTGTAAAATATAAAGATTTACAAATTGCCGTATTTAATTTTGAAAGGTTAAATACATGGTATGCTTGCCAAAACCTATCTCCTGAAAAACAAGAAATGGTTTTAAGCAGAGGAATGATCGGTGATCACAAGGGTACTCCTATGGTTGCCTGTCCATTGCATAAAAAGATATTTTCATTAGAAAATGGAGAAAATTTAAACGGGGATTTAGAAGCAATTGCAACATATCCGATTAAAATAGAGAGTGATTTTGTCTATGTTGGTTTTGAAGAGTAG